One Streptomyces sp. NBC_01237 genomic region harbors:
- a CDS encoding FecCD family ABC transporter permease, with translation MLGLGLLGLCYGASWSTPGEVFAALSGSDPSVVIRDWRLPRVLAGLVFGAALGVAGAIFQNLTRNPMGSPDVIGLDAGAYTGALVAITVLSGTSAQLAVGSVLGGLVVAAAIYLLSFDRGFSGMRLVVIGIAFNAMVTAINSWIVLRAELEVAIAAVGWSAGSLNGVGWADLGIPFTVIAVLLTLMTARAHAMHQAALGDAIAVTTGVGLDRLRLLMVLVGVGCTATVTAVAGPIAFIALAAPQIGRRLAGAAGVPLLPAALTGAVLLLGADLIAQMLLAPVALPVGVVSTAIGGCYLIWLLTKEVRRA, from the coding sequence ATGCTGGGCCTGGGCCTGCTCGGGCTCTGCTACGGGGCGTCATGGTCCACCCCCGGCGAGGTGTTCGCCGCGCTGAGCGGGTCGGACCCCTCCGTGGTGATCCGGGACTGGCGGTTGCCACGCGTGCTCGCCGGACTGGTCTTCGGCGCCGCGCTCGGTGTGGCGGGGGCGATCTTCCAGAACCTCACCCGCAACCCGATGGGCAGCCCGGACGTCATCGGTCTCGACGCGGGCGCCTACACCGGCGCCCTGGTCGCCATCACCGTGCTGTCGGGCACGTCCGCGCAACTGGCCGTCGGCTCGGTGCTCGGCGGGCTGGTCGTCGCGGCCGCGATCTATCTGCTCTCGTTCGACCGGGGCTTCTCCGGGATGCGGCTGGTGGTCATCGGCATCGCGTTCAACGCGATGGTGACCGCGATCAACTCGTGGATCGTGCTGCGCGCCGAGCTGGAGGTGGCGATCGCCGCCGTCGGCTGGAGCGCCGGCTCGCTCAACGGCGTGGGCTGGGCCGACCTGGGAATTCCGTTCACGGTGATCGCCGTCCTGCTCACCCTGATGACCGCGCGGGCGCACGCCATGCACCAGGCAGCGCTCGGCGACGCGATCGCGGTGACCACCGGGGTCGGGCTCGACCGGCTGCGACTGCTGATGGTGCTGGTCGGCGTCGGCTGCACGGCCACGGTGACCGCGGTGGCCGGGCCGATCGCGTTCATCGCCCTCGCCGCCCCGCAGATCGGCCGCAGGCTCGCGGGCGCGGCCGGAGTGCCGCTGCTCCCGGCCGCGCTCACCGGGGCGGTGCTGCTCCTGGGCGCCGACCTGATCGCCCAGATGCTGCTGGCGCCCGTCGCGCTGCCCGTCGGCGTGGTGAGCACCGCGATCGGCGGTTGCTACTTGATCTGGCTGCTGACCAAGGAGGTGAGGCGCGCGTGA
- a CDS encoding FecCD family ABC transporter permease produces MTVAGRASGAAETRRAVPQTGLLIGGLVLLAAVAVLSMGVGARPVPPAEVVRAFLDFHGTDDHVIVRDVRAPRALLAIAVGAALAVAGALIQTLARNPLAEPGILGVTAGAGFAVTVGSALGLAAGQAGELGFAIAGSVLAALLVAAVGRRSPLRLVLTGVALTAVLSGVSLGMRLMLPDVFDTYRFWSVGSLAAREQAPLALPLAAIAVSLLGALMLSRALNALTLGESVAHTLGAGVGRVRALALVLITVLSGAATAVAGPILFVGLIVPHLVRRPAAGSVPWLILYTMVLGPILLLVADIGSRVLLPTGEVPVAIVTAFLGGPMLIWAVRRYGAGSL; encoded by the coding sequence GTGACCGTCGCGGGCCGCGCGTCCGGGGCGGCGGAAACCAGGCGGGCCGTACCGCAGACCGGCCTGCTGATCGGCGGACTGGTGCTGCTGGCGGCGGTCGCCGTGCTCAGCATGGGTGTCGGGGCCCGCCCGGTCCCGCCCGCCGAGGTCGTGCGGGCGTTCCTGGACTTCCACGGCACCGACGACCATGTGATCGTGCGGGACGTCCGGGCGCCGCGCGCGCTGCTGGCCATCGCGGTGGGCGCCGCGCTCGCGGTGGCCGGCGCGCTGATCCAGACACTGGCCCGCAACCCCCTGGCCGAGCCCGGCATCCTCGGGGTCACCGCGGGCGCCGGGTTCGCCGTCACCGTCGGATCGGCGCTCGGGCTGGCCGCCGGACAGGCGGGCGAACTGGGCTTCGCGATCGCCGGCTCCGTGCTCGCGGCGCTGCTGGTCGCCGCGGTCGGGCGGCGCTCGCCACTGCGCCTGGTGCTCACCGGCGTGGCTCTGACCGCGGTGCTCAGCGGCGTCTCGCTGGGCATGCGGCTGATGCTCCCGGACGTCTTCGACACCTACCGGTTCTGGTCGGTCGGGTCGCTGGCGGCCCGCGAACAGGCTCCACTGGCACTGCCGTTGGCCGCGATCGCCGTGTCCCTGCTCGGCGCGCTGATGCTGAGCCGCGCACTCAACGCACTGACGCTGGGCGAGAGCGTGGCGCACACCCTGGGGGCGGGCGTGGGCCGGGTCCGGGCCCTCGCCCTGGTGCTGATCACCGTGCTCAGCGGGGCGGCCACGGCGGTGGCCGGGCCGATCCTGTTCGTCGGGCTGATCGTGCCGCACCTGGTCCGCAGACCGGCCGCGGGCTCCGTGCCGTGGCTGATCCTCTACACGATGGTGCTGGGTCCGATCCTGCTGCTGGTCGCCGACATCGGGTCGCGGGTGCTGCTGCCCACCGGCGAGGTTCCGGTGGCCATCGTGACCGCGTTCCTCGGCGGCCCCATGCTCATCTGGGCCGTTCGCCGCTACGGGGCGGGGTCGCTGTGA
- a CDS encoding ABC transporter substrate-binding protein: MSIRRSFGLVGAVSLTLVLAGCGFSSEGGSAASEEGGTRVFAADNGKITIPAKPKRVVATGYAVPVMIEADAPLVGISSWKRGEPMMSKEDLAAYKKLPKVAGEQAAETNYEAVAEAEPDLIVIGVPAPVLGDIDIKRLESIAPVVAIGPTVPSAWRELSHKQADAAGALKRFDAAKGTYEAKAAELATKYKDVLPQLKLGHVGAYGEVAKGTFQREFGGSWGTNIAEDLGAKYYGKVKESGPGSRSVSEYPSIEELPAAFGEADVMTYSVNADGSIPKPVQYVMDSKLWKNLPAVKAGKAYPLRYTEAATYGQGMQTLDAIDKSLAPLLNR; encoded by the coding sequence ATGTCCATACGCAGATCGTTCGGCCTGGTCGGCGCGGTGTCGCTGACCCTCGTCCTGGCCGGATGCGGGTTCTCCTCGGAGGGCGGGTCGGCCGCCTCGGAGGAGGGCGGGACCCGGGTGTTCGCCGCGGACAACGGCAAGATCACCATCCCGGCGAAGCCGAAGCGTGTGGTGGCCACCGGCTATGCCGTGCCGGTCATGATCGAGGCCGACGCGCCGCTGGTCGGGATCTCGTCGTGGAAGCGCGGTGAGCCGATGATGTCCAAGGAGGACCTGGCCGCGTACAAGAAGCTCCCCAAGGTGGCGGGAGAGCAGGCGGCCGAGACCAACTACGAGGCCGTGGCCGAGGCCGAGCCCGACCTGATCGTCATCGGGGTGCCCGCCCCGGTGCTCGGCGACATCGACATCAAGCGACTGGAGTCCATCGCCCCGGTCGTGGCGATCGGCCCGACCGTGCCGTCCGCATGGCGCGAGCTGTCCCACAAGCAGGCCGACGCCGCCGGCGCGCTCAAGCGGTTCGACGCCGCGAAGGGCACGTACGAGGCCAAGGCCGCCGAGCTGGCCACGAAGTACAAGGACGTGCTGCCCCAGCTCAAGCTGGGCCACGTCGGCGCGTACGGAGAGGTCGCCAAGGGCACCTTCCAGCGCGAGTTCGGTGGTTCGTGGGGCACCAACATCGCCGAGGACCTCGGCGCGAAGTACTACGGCAAGGTCAAGGAGTCCGGTCCGGGCTCGCGCTCGGTCAGCGAGTACCCGTCCATCGAGGAACTCCCGGCCGCTTTCGGTGAGGCCGACGTCATGACGTACTCGGTCAACGCCGACGGCAGCATCCCCAAGCCGGTCCAGTACGTGATGGACTCGAAGCTCTGGAAGAACCTGCCCGCGGTCAAGGCCGGGAAGGCATACCCGCTCCGCTACACCGAGGCCGCGACCTACGGGCAGGGCATGCAGACCCTGGACGCGATCGACAAGTCGCTCGCCCCGCTGCTGAACCGGTGA
- a CDS encoding siderophore-interacting protein: MSRVDHRHRHLDRIAEVRAGRHAEKVGYPIGIRETEVVRTAMVGSGLLRVTLGGAGAEGFEAHAPDEHVKLIFPDPDGSLRLPEPNGAMLRWPRPALVSREYTVRRYDPVAGEIDIDIAPHEGGLASDWALAARPGTVMHIAGPPGGLIVPHAYDHYLLAGDITALPAIARRLEELPRAAKGWAFVEVADAAEEIELSAPEGVRVHWLHRGGLPAGTGDALAGAVMSVTVPEGERVYVWAAGEAGQIKPLRRWVRDELCLDRADSDITGYWKRGVADFDEDEH; the protein is encoded by the coding sequence ATGAGCCGCGTCGATCACCGGCACCGGCACCTGGACCGGATCGCGGAGGTGCGGGCGGGCCGTCACGCGGAGAAGGTGGGCTACCCGATCGGCATCCGGGAGACCGAGGTCGTACGGACCGCCATGGTCGGCTCCGGCCTGCTGCGGGTGACCCTGGGCGGGGCGGGCGCCGAGGGGTTCGAGGCCCATGCGCCGGACGAGCACGTGAAACTGATCTTCCCGGATCCGGACGGCTCGCTGCGGCTGCCCGAGCCGAACGGGGCGATGCTGCGCTGGCCGCGCCCGGCGCTCGTCTCGCGGGAGTACACCGTGCGCCGGTACGACCCCGTCGCGGGCGAGATCGATATCGATATCGCGCCGCACGAGGGCGGTCTCGCGTCGGACTGGGCGCTTGCGGCCCGCCCGGGCACCGTTATGCACATCGCGGGACCGCCCGGCGGGCTGATCGTCCCGCACGCCTACGACCACTATCTGCTGGCGGGCGACATCACGGCCCTGCCCGCGATCGCGCGCCGGCTGGAGGAGCTGCCCAGGGCCGCGAAGGGCTGGGCGTTCGTCGAAGTCGCCGATGCCGCGGAGGAGATCGAGCTGTCCGCGCCCGAGGGTGTTCGGGTGCACTGGCTGCACCGCGGCGGCCTGCCGGCCGGAACCGGCGACGCGCTGGCAGGGGCCGTGATGTCGGTGACCGTGCCCGAGGGGGAGCGCGTGTACGTGTGGGCGGCGGGTGAGGCGGGGCAGATCAAGCCGCTGCGCCGCTGGGTCCGCGACGAGTTGTGCCTGGACAGGGCTGACAGCGACATCACCGGCTACTGGAAGCGCGGCGTCGCCGACTTCGACGAGGACGAGCACTGA
- a CDS encoding phosphopantetheine-binding protein — translation MNKTLSPERVRADVAELLDCDPADIAPEENLVDLGLDSVRIMILVERWRAAGAATLEFPDLAEQPELAHWTALLTGGAA, via the coding sequence ATGAACAAGACCTTGTCGCCCGAACGTGTCCGCGCCGACGTCGCGGAGCTGCTCGACTGCGACCCCGCGGACATCGCGCCCGAGGAGAACCTGGTCGACCTCGGCCTGGACTCGGTGCGGATCATGATCCTGGTCGAGCGCTGGCGCGCCGCGGGGGCGGCCACGCTGGAGTTTCCCGATCTGGCCGAGCAGCCCGAACTGGCGCACTGGACGGCGCTGCTGACGGGGGGTGCCGCATGA